The Rhododendron vialii isolate Sample 1 chromosome 6a, ASM3025357v1 genome includes a window with the following:
- the LOC131330861 gene encoding uncharacterized protein LOC131330861, giving the protein MEKREERQRKEEEEEEDPVQPREHQPPNISPMEPVTREAYGGGMYGTEAGQPQKPRNPPASDTQSADGPAEPAVKPKHKPPPSTGDRDVDITGQSYIQ; this is encoded by the coding sequence ATGGAGAAAAGGGAGGAGAGGCaaagaaaggaggaggaggaggaggaggatccGGTCCAGCCGAGGGAGCACCAACCGCCCAATATCTCGCCTATGGAGCCCGTCACCAGGGAAGCCTACGGCGGGGGAATGTACGGCACGGAGGCGGGACAGCCGCAGAAGCCCAGAAACCCACCGGCCAGCGACACGCAGAGCGCCGATGGGCCGGCTGAACCGGCGGTCAAGCCAAAGCATAAGCCGCCGCCGTCAACCGGAGACCGTGACGTTGATATCACCGGCCAATCTTATATCCAGTGA
- the LOC131330859 gene encoding uncharacterized protein LOC131330859: MSPQKSISIQLSRWSSDLHWRVILLLLLPPLSLLVFLSLSSSPPITAFRSSLPSFAPLQSFFYTPAPAPPQPIYRSRNSTTRGGQTAADRSGKTELGRSRMAVCLVGGARRFELTGPSIVERILKVYPNSDLFLHSPLDTSAFKFSLLRTAPRIAAVRIFEPKPIPETESQARVLTASGSPNGIQGLLQYFHLVEECLTMIKAYQAQNNFTYDWIVRTRVDGYWSAPLGPENFVPGQYVVPPGSSYGGLNDRLGIGDFITSTVALSRLSLIPLLDSAGFRRLNSETAFRAQLTTNNVSYITKRVPFCVVSDRQYEFPPARYGVPVAALSSPGPLNGAKCRPCTAACYGPCVGSAMDRLNRGWSWTEWANGALQLCDAHGEWEKGWERVFDKASGKKLAAARKRVRGLKLKQCVDDFENMKGRTGNWDAPPAVDICRLGLGS, encoded by the exons ATGAGCCCTCAGAAATCAATATCGATACAGCTTTCGAGATGGTCCTCGGATCTCCACTGGCGggtcatcctcctcctcctcctcccccctctctctctcctcgtcttcctctctctctcctcctcccctcCCATAACCGCCTTCCGCTCCTCCCTTCCCTCTTTTGCCCCTCTCCAATCCTTCTTTTACACCCCTGCCCCGGCCCCTCCTCAACCAATTTACAGGTCTCGTAACAGCACGACGAGGGGTGGCCAGACGGCGGCCGACCGGTCGGGGAAAACCGAGTTGGGCCGGTCCAGGATGGCGGTGTGTTTGGTGGGTGGGGCCAGGAGGTTTGAACTCACCGGGCCCTCTATCGTCGAGAGGATTCTGAAAGTTTATCCGAATTCAGATCTCTTCTTGCACAGCCCCTTGGACACGAGTGCGTTTAAATTCTCCCTCCTGAGGACTGCGCCGAGGATCGCCGCCGTGCGGATATTCGAGCCCAAGCCCATCCCCGAGACCGAGTCGCAGGCCCGAGTTCTCACCGCCAGCGGCTCACCCAATGGCATTCAG GGACTCTTGCAATATTTCCACCTCGTAGAAGAATGCCTGACGATGATCAAAGCGTACCAGGCCCAAAACAACTTCACATACGACTGGATAGTCCGAACCCGAGTTGACGGATACTGGTCAGCTCCACTCGGGCCCGAAAACTTCGTCCCTGGCCAATATGTGGTCCCACCAGGCTCATCATACGGTGGACTCAACGACCGGTTGGGAATCGGTGACTTCATAACCTCCACCGTGGCCCTCTCCCGCCTCTCCCTCATCCCTCTACTCGACTCAGCTGGGTTCCGTCGACTCAACTCGGAAACCGCCTTCCGAGCCCAACTCACCACCAATAACGTCTCCTACATCACCAAACGCGTTCCTTTTTGCGTAGTGTCTGACCGGCAATACGAATTCCCACCTGCTAGGTATGGCGTTCCGGTGGCGGCATTGTCGAGCCCAGGTCCATTGAACGGGGCCAAGTGCAGGCCGTGCACGGCAGCGTGTTATGGCCCGTGCGTGGGGAGCGCGATGGATCGATTAAACCGGGGGTGGAGCTGGACGGAATGGGCCAACGGGGCCCTTCAGTTGTGCGATGCCCACGGGGAATGGGAAAAGGGGTGGGAGAGGGTGTTCGATAAAGCTTCTGGGAAGAAGCTCGCGGCGGCGAGGAAGCGGGTTAGGGGGTTGAAGTTGAAGCAGTGTGTGGATGATTTTGAGAATATGAAGGGGAGGACGGGTAATTGGGACGCGCCGCCGGCGGTAGATATTTGTAGACTCGGATTGGGATCATAA
- the LOC131330290 gene encoding uncharacterized protein LOC131330290, with product MEDVKHDVDSATKREERQRKEEEEEDPVQPREHQPPNISPMEPVTREAYGGGMYGTEAGQPQKPRNPPASDTQSADGPAEPAVKPKHKPPPSTGDRDVDITGQSYIQ from the exons atggaagATGTCAAACATGACGTGGACAGTGCAACG AAAAGGGAGGAGAGGCaaagaaaggaggaggaggaggaggatccGGTCCAGCCGAGGGAGCACCAACCGCCCAATATCTCGCCTATGGAGCCCGTCACCAGGGAAGCCTACGGCGGGGGAATGTACGGCACGGAGGCGGGACAGCCGCAGAAGCCCAGAAACCCACCGGCCAGCGACACGCAGAGCGCCGATGGGCCGGCTGAACCGGCGGTCAAGCCAAAGCATAAGCCGCCGCCGTCAACCGGAGACCGTGACGTTGATATCACCGGCCAATCTTATATTCAGTGA
- the LOC131330863 gene encoding serine/threonine-protein kinase BSK1-like, translating to MGCCESAFLKQPNTSEKDQRRGQKYPNHHQPNGTAAGAEASGGVPAFGEFSLADLKAATNSFSSENIVSESGEKAPNLVYKGRLQNRRWIAVKKFTKMAWPDPKQFADEAWGVGKLRYKRLANLIGYCCDGDERLLVAEYMPNDTLAKHLFHWENQTIEWAMRLRVALYIAEALDYCSTEGRPLYHDLNAYRVLFDENGDPRLSCFGLMKNSRDGKSYSTNLAYTPPEYLRNGRVTPESVMFSFGTVLLDLLSGKHIPPTHALDMIRGKNILLLMDSHLEGNFSTEEATAVFGLASQCLQYEPRERPNTKDLVATLAPLQNKPGVPSYLMLGIPKGEEAPPTPQNSLSPMGDACTRMDLTAIHQILVMTHYKDDEGTNELSFQEWTQQMRDMLEARKRGDLAFRDKDFKAAIDWYSQFIDVGTMVSPTVLARRSLCYLLNDQPDAALRDAMQAQCVYPDWSTAFYMQAVALAKLDMHKDAADMLSEAASLEDKKQRGGR from the exons ATGGGCTGCTGCGAATCGGCGTTTTTGAAACAACCTAATACATCTGAGAAGGATCAACGCAGgggacaaaaataccctaacCACCATCAGCCCAACGGCACCGCCGCCGGTGCTGAGGCGTCCGGCGGCGTACCGGCCTTCGGCGAGTTCTCGCTCGCCGACCTGAAAGCGGCGACCAACAGCTTCAGCTCCGAAAATATCGTGTCGGAAAGCGGCGAGAAAGCCCCGAATCTCGTGTACAAGGGTCGCCTCCAGAATCGGCGATGGATTGCCGTCAAGAAATTTACCAAAATGGCCTGGCCTGACCCCAAGCAATTCGCC GATGAAGCATGGGGTGTTGGGAAGTTGAGATATAAGAGGCTTGCCAATTTGATCGGTTACTGCTGCGATGGCGATGAGAGGTTGCTTGTGGCTGAGTACATGCCAAATGATACCTTGGCAAAACATCTATTCCACT GGGAGAACCAAACCATTGAGTGGGCCATGCGTCTAAGAGTTGCTCTATATATTGCTGAAGCGTTGGATTATTGCAGTACTGAAGGCCGCCCACTGTACCATGACTTGAATGCATACAGGGTTCTCTTTGATGAG AATGGTGATCCGCGGCTTTCATGTTTTGGCTTGATGAAAAACAGCAGAGATGGGAAAAGTTATAGCACCAATCTTGCATATACGCCTCCAGAGTATCTCCGAAATG GAAGAGTCACTCCAGAGAGTGTTATGTTCAGCTTTGGGACTGTGCTTTTGGATCTTCTCAGCGGAAAGCACATCCCACCAACTCAT GCTCTGGATATGATACGCGGAAAGAACATTCTTCTACTGATGGATTCACATTTGGAGGGTAACTTTTCCACAGAAGAAGCTACTGCAGTTTTTGGCCTGGCTTCGCAATGCCTGCAGTATGAACCTAGGGAGCGGCCAAATACTAAGGATCTAGTTGCAACACTTGCCCCACTGCAGAACAAACCTGGC GTTCCATCTTATTTGATGCTGGGAATTCCGAAGGGTGAGGAAGCACCACCTACTCCACAAAACTCTCTTTCTCCAATGGGTGATGCGTGTACACGGATGGATCTGACAGCTATTCATCAGATTTTGGTGATGACACATTACAAAGATGATGAAGGAACCAATGAG CTATCTTTCCAAGAGTGGACTCAACAGATGAGAGATATGCTTGAGGCAAGGAAGCGTGGAGACTTGGCATTTCGTGACAAGGATTTTAAGGCTGCCATAGATTGGTATTCTCAG TTCATAGACGTGGGTACCATGGTTTCCCCAACCGTATTAGCTCGGCGAAGCCTTTGCTATCTCCTTAATGACCAACCAGATGCAGCCCTCCGAGATGCAATGCAAGCACAATGTGTGTATCCAGACTGGTCCACAGCATTCTATATGCAGGCGGTTGCCCTAGCAAAGCTGGACATGCACAAGGATGCAGCTGATATGTTGAGTGAAGCTGCTTCTCTTGAAGACAAAAAGCAACGAGGTGGTAGATGA